AGGGAAATGGTCATAATAACATTATCCTTCTACTGAAAAACGCCGGATCCATAAGTAAATCCTCCACTGAGGCTGCAGCGCAGTCCAGCAGCTTAAGTATGTTAAGAAGATATTGCGCGTATATATGTGCTTGCGgatgtatgtacataagtTTGCGTTCACTTGTTCTcctttatgtatttatttatgttcttttttttttgtgttctGTTTTGCTTTCatgtttgtttttctttctgCTATCATTTCTGtcctcttttttatttttttttctgtttatttattgagtgaagaaaaataaactaCCCCAATGAGCATATGAACAAATGTTTCTTGAGTACGTTTTATGGAACTTCTAATGCACATATTGTTAAGCGTGTTTTCTTCCTAGGTGCATGCACCCATATATGGGAAATATGCTTAACTGCACAGTGTCCACTGCACCCGAGTATATGTTTTTGAAGTCATAGATGAGTGTTCATGTTGACAGTTACACTCTGAAATTTTATACTTTCTTCACGTTTCATaaattgttttcttttttattatttttatatagaaaatgTGTTGGTCCACCAAGGAAGCAGTGTAGAAaacgaaaataataatagcgtAAATACACAAGTGGCTCCcaacagtaacagtaactgaaaaaaaaaaaaaaatatatgtttatgtaacAGATGAGGGTGCAACTGATAACTGGGGTTAAATGGGCATTTCGGTGAATCCGCACCTCTAAATGCTCACTTGAGTAATATCTGAACATatctcatatatatttttttttttttttccattctcAGACACTATACTGCGAAAAAAGTATAAGCTACAATACAGACCGCTGGAAGATGAAGATCCTCACCTATGGCTAGATGCgccattaataaaaatacaagaaTTTGAAAGAAAATTTCCAGATATAGCATTATGGCCAAAGAATATATCCAATGCTAGTTCAGAATTAAATAACTTGAATGATCCTTTTAATAAACAGTGGTATATGTTAGCTAACCAAATAATTCAAAGTTTAAGTAAATATGAAGGAGGtcatatttttgaaaaactaGTTGAtgcaaaaaaacaaaattgtcCGGATTATTATGATGTAATTAAAAACCCTATGTCTTTTAGTTGTATAAAGgcgaaattaaaaaaaggtgTATATGCCTCCCCAACAGAATTTGTTAAAGATGTTCAATTAGTTTTTGATAATTGTagtttatataatacttcAAGTTCTCTAGTTGCAATTActggaaaaaatatagaagcATATTTTAACAATCAGTTAATAGTCACAggatataataattttgttttaaaggAAAAGACAATAAATGAGCGTCTGCAAAAAgttgaagaagaaaatattagaTGGAACGAGCAACAACAGCTGAAAGTTAAACATGAGCAATCAAATGAAGAGAACAAGAGTGAGCAGCATGTCATTCCGAATGCGTAGTAGTCTAAACGGTTCATTAGCAAAAATAGGATAACAACTTTAGTGAGTATCTAAGTTATGTTTCAGTAAAAACAGGAATAACAGAAAGGGAGTACCATATGGAAATTACAGTTTAGAATAGTTACTGTGATGAGGAACTGCTATTGTAATacagagaaaaaaaaaaaaaaaaattttaattatttcttttcatttcttaTAACGTAAACTAGTtgtgcgtatatatgtatgtatttatgtatgtatgcatgcaTTGCATTTAGGCACACACATTGCAATATATGTATCAAGTGTACATTTGTTTTGacaatttgtaatttttgcACTCTTTTCTATTTGAGAAAAAACAGCAGttcaacatatatatatttgtgtccctcataaaattaaaatattataccctgtttcaaaaatgttttaaattatgaatatatttttaataaagtgTTTGTAAGaaaactaaattttttttttttttattttaacacatgtatacatattatatgtatatatgggtATACCTATATG
The window above is part of the Plasmodium malariae genome assembly, chromosome: 10 genome. Proteins encoded here:
- the BDP1 gene encoding bromodomain protein 1, putative, with the protein product MYEDFNTLPLIKSIREDSIDNVLKFLEANYKEYQVNANGDFEKKIEIVDKQTQSTPLFYVTARKNDDESVELSKLLLEKFSICSPTAKDLMKQTCLFYAAREGLTKLCNYLIEKGCNPNDADNFGQTCLFYASREGKTECVETLIKKGANPNLLDLNKQTCLFYACRDGRYDTVKCLLDNGVNPSIKDAQRRTALTFAKGNGHNNIILLLKNAGSISKSSTEAAAQSSSLKNVLVHQGSSVENENNNSVNTQVAPNNTILRKKYKLQYRPLEDEDPHLWLDAPLIKIQEFERKFPDIALWPKNISNASSELNNLNDPFNKQWYMLANQIIQSLSKYEGGHIFEKLVDAKKQNCPDYYDVIKNPMSFSCIKAKLKKGVYASPTEFVKDVQLVFDNCSLYNTSSSLVAITGKNIEAYFNNQLIVTGYNNFVLKEKTINERLQKVEEENIRWNEQQQLKVKHEQSNEENKSEQHVIPNA